ATATTTTTCTAAAGCCGCATTTAAATTTTTAACGTAACCTCCATGATGCTTAGTATGGTGAATCTCCATTGTTGTTGCATCTATGTAAGGTTCTAGATCATCGTAGGAATATCTCAATTCTGGTAATTCAAAAGCCATAATTACACCTCCATAATTTGATTTAATTTCCGATAATTTTTGTCGTATTTAAATTATACCACACATTTTATCATTATGCAAGTCGAATTTGATATTCATATATTCTTAATAAATCTTATAAAAAGGGGAAAATGTATGTGTTATAATTACCTTCGGGATTTGGAAAAAATCTGCTGGAGGAAACCAAATGAAGGTTTTTCTAAGTGATTTACACATCGGATTAGGTAACGAATCTGATGACTTTATATACGATAACAGACTAATCAAGTTACTACGTGATCTTGATGGAGAAAACAATGAGTTATTTGTCGTCGGAGATTTTTTCGAGTTATCCAACTTAATCAATGATGGTCTCATAATGGATACAGCTTTTGAATATGCTGAAAAATTTGATCCGTCTTTAATAGATGCAATATTTGCCAGCCATGAAAAGCTGATCGAAGAGTTTCAAAAATTTTCAAAAAAACATAAAATTTATTATATCGCAGGTAACCACGATTATTACATTCTTTTGAATCAAAAAATAAATGAAAGGATCAAAGAAGTATTTGAGAATTGTGAAATTTTACCCTATTATTATGATCCAAATATTAGATTATTTGTTATACATGGTAATCAGTTCGATATAGTCAACAGATTGAGCAAAGATAAAGATGGAAACCTTATTCCCCCATTTGCAGAGTACATGAACAAATACATGAACTATAATTTTGGGAAAGTTGCTGGGAAAATTCTACCTGCTGAGCTTTTTTCTGATTATCAAAATATCTATCCTCAGTTAGATGTCTTCAAGTGGTTGGATGTTATAAAAGAAAAATATGATTTAAAATATAATTTAAAAACCAAATGGATCGAAACTTTTACACA
This DNA window, taken from Petrotoga mexicana DSM 14811, encodes the following:
- a CDS encoding metallophosphoesterase, producing the protein MKVFLSDLHIGLGNESDDFIYDNRLIKLLRDLDGENNELFVVGDFFELSNLINDGLIMDTAFEYAEKFDPSLIDAIFASHEKLIEEFQKFSKKHKIYYIAGNHDYYILLNQKINERIKEVFENCEILPYYYDPNIRLFVIHGNQFDIVNRLSKDKDGNLIPPFAEYMNKYMNYNFGKVAGKILPAELFSDYQNIYPQLDVFKWLDVIKEKYDLKYNLKTKWIETFTQLIKTPQVKKWMKINFPGVNILSNIFINNLGGMKLGEAIVRVGMFFRSMRNSNSLLMKAEELLNDKFYIPKEYLIGFYDQDISFVKGEVKGIVMGHNHRASFNIIKNGGPKEVYINTGTWKFMVNRNFGINRNEFIKKKLISYLLIDDSNKPMNFKLVREEAF